Proteins encoded within one genomic window of Legionella sp. PC997:
- a CDS encoding cysteine desulfurase, protein MDALDIQAIRRDFPTLHQKVNDSDLIYFDNAATSQKPKAVIEAISRYYEHDNSNVHRGVHTLSVRATECYEAARSKVKRFINANSPRECIYVRGTTEAINLVAQSLVAPRILPDEEILITHMEHHSNIVPWQMVCKKTGAKLQVAPISLDGEILLEEFAKKLNKNTKFVAISHASNALGTINPVKEMIKMAHDFGAEVLLDGAQAAPHFPVDVQDLGCDFYAFSGHKLYGPTGIGILWAKEELLEAMSPYQGGGEMINYVTFDATEYAAPPYKFEAGTPNIAGAIGLGAAIDYLESLDKEALFAYEQELLEYATAGVRSVSGFNLIGTAKQKVPVVAFVHGTIHAHDIGTILDSEGIAIRSGHHCAMPLMDFYNVAATSRISLAFYNTKEEIDVCIQALHRVKEVFA, encoded by the coding sequence ATGGACGCTTTGGATATTCAGGCAATTCGGAGAGATTTCCCTACACTTCATCAAAAAGTAAATGATTCTGATTTAATTTATTTTGATAACGCCGCAACATCACAAAAGCCTAAAGCGGTGATTGAGGCTATTTCTCGTTATTATGAGCATGACAATTCGAATGTGCATCGCGGTGTACACACTTTAAGTGTTAGAGCCACTGAGTGCTATGAAGCAGCACGTTCCAAAGTGAAACGATTTATAAATGCAAACTCGCCCCGAGAATGTATTTACGTACGCGGAACAACTGAAGCAATTAATTTAGTAGCCCAAAGTTTAGTTGCTCCACGTATTTTACCTGATGAAGAAATATTAATCACCCACATGGAACATCATTCCAATATTGTTCCATGGCAAATGGTATGCAAAAAAACGGGTGCCAAGCTGCAAGTTGCACCTATTTCTCTAGATGGCGAGATTTTGTTGGAAGAGTTTGCTAAAAAATTAAATAAAAATACCAAATTTGTTGCTATCTCTCATGCTTCTAATGCTTTAGGTACTATTAATCCGGTTAAAGAAATGATTAAGATGGCCCATGATTTTGGTGCCGAAGTATTATTAGATGGAGCCCAAGCAGCCCCTCATTTTCCAGTAGACGTACAAGATTTAGGGTGTGATTTTTATGCGTTCTCCGGACATAAGCTCTATGGTCCTACGGGTATTGGTATTCTATGGGCCAAAGAAGAACTTTTAGAGGCGATGTCACCCTATCAAGGGGGGGGCGAAATGATTAATTACGTTACCTTTGACGCCACAGAATATGCCGCACCACCTTATAAATTTGAGGCAGGTACTCCTAATATTGCTGGAGCAATTGGCTTAGGTGCTGCAATCGATTATTTAGAGTCGCTAGATAAAGAAGCACTCTTTGCATATGAACAAGAACTACTCGAATATGCAACTGCTGGGGTTCGCTCTGTAAGTGGATTTAACCTCATTGGAACTGCCAAACAAAAAGTTCCTGTGGTCGCTTTTGTACATGGAACCATTCACGCGCATGATATTGGCACTATTTTAGACAGTGAAGGAATTGCAATACGCAGTGGGCATCATTGTGCTATGCCCTTGATGGATTTTTATAATGTGGCTGCTACTTCACGTATTTCCTTGGCATTTTATAATACTAAAGAGGAAATTGATGTATGTATACAAGCATTACATCGAGTTAAAGAGGTATTTGCATGA
- the sufD gene encoding Fe-S cluster assembly protein SufD, translated as MSEILDFYHQRAKASLSTLPWLAQLQTKALRDLNRNGFPTRHDEDWKYTSVDALLSQPFMLSDNERTPQESAVTAHDGKINSDLPVNQNISIQNGLILGMEQVIKMVPKGVLVLPLADALTKHPELLKPYLGTILKQEHGFHYLNTAMIHCGLLIYIPAGVVIEEPITLTHIQTQMNQAVYLRHLIIAEANTQATIIEDYQGLANCYYLTNTVTEVVVGANAKLTHYTIQRESKSAFHLGHLSVRQLAGSEFANHSLSLGGQWVRSDISLYLQEEKAHSLMNGIYAPAEGQHVDHHTTVHHLVPNCSSEQDYKGILTGRSRAVFNGKVVVAKNAQHTDAKQQNKNLLLSANAEVDTKPQLEIFADDVLCSHGATVGQLDEEALFYLATRGIDRLEASHYLIHAFASDNLRLIPHRQLADYMGHLLTQQLG; from the coding sequence ATGAGTGAAATTTTGGATTTTTACCATCAACGAGCAAAAGCCAGTTTATCTACTTTGCCTTGGCTTGCCCAATTGCAAACTAAAGCATTGAGAGATTTGAATCGAAATGGCTTTCCAACACGTCATGATGAGGACTGGAAATATACCAGTGTTGATGCTCTATTGAGCCAGCCATTTATGCTTTCTGATAATGAAAGAACCCCTCAAGAGTCTGCGGTCACAGCACACGATGGAAAAATAAATTCTGATTTACCAGTAAATCAGAACATATCGATCCAAAATGGACTCATTTTGGGGATGGAACAAGTTATCAAAATGGTTCCTAAAGGAGTATTAGTCCTTCCTTTAGCGGATGCATTAACGAAACATCCGGAACTACTTAAACCGTATCTAGGAACTATTCTAAAGCAAGAGCATGGTTTTCATTATTTAAATACGGCTATGATTCATTGCGGCCTATTGATTTACATTCCAGCCGGTGTGGTGATTGAAGAACCTATCACTCTAACCCACATACAGACCCAAATGAATCAGGCAGTTTATTTGCGACATCTCATTATTGCTGAGGCAAACACGCAGGCTACAATCATTGAAGATTATCAAGGTTTGGCTAATTGTTATTATCTGACGAATACAGTAACTGAAGTTGTAGTTGGTGCTAACGCCAAATTAACGCATTATACAATTCAAAGAGAGAGTAAATCTGCTTTTCATCTAGGTCATTTATCGGTAAGACAATTGGCAGGTAGTGAATTTGCCAACCACTCCTTAAGCCTAGGCGGACAATGGGTGCGGTCCGATATCAGTTTGTATTTGCAAGAAGAAAAAGCTCATTCTTTGATGAATGGAATTTATGCTCCTGCTGAAGGCCAGCATGTGGATCATCATACCACAGTGCACCACTTGGTTCCTAACTGCAGTAGTGAGCAGGATTATAAGGGAATTCTCACTGGACGTTCGCGTGCGGTATTTAATGGAAAGGTAGTGGTTGCTAAAAATGCCCAGCACACCGACGCCAAACAACAAAATAAAAATTTATTACTTTCCGCAAACGCAGAAGTTGATACGAAACCACAATTAGAAATTTTTGCTGATGATGTTTTGTGCTCTCATGGCGCAACAGTGGGACAATTGGATGAGGAGGCCTTATTTTATTTGGCGACTCGTGGAATTGACCGACTTGAAGCATCGCACTACTTAATTCATGCTTTTGCCAGTGATAATTTGCGCCTTATTCCCCATCGTCAATTGGCGGATTATATGGGACATTTATTAACACAACAGTTGGGGTAA
- the radC gene encoding DNA repair protein RadC, with protein sequence MTIVQSTRQLDLREKLLTHGAQSLSDPELLAIFISSGSNKKSCVQLAFDLLKHLGDLRAILNADKQSFKQIHGLGDVRYAQLQAVKEMCRRSDYIQLQKDTQITNSKQTYAYLKKRMRDYKNETFAALFLDNQHRIIAYEELFSGTINTATIHPRPIIERVLQHNAAAIILAHNHPSGLSDASHQDIVVTERIKEALELVDARLLDHLIIGDNEVYSIFAESKSICCN encoded by the coding sequence ATGACGATCGTCCAATCAACACGGCAGTTAGATCTGCGTGAAAAATTGCTTACCCATGGTGCACAAAGTCTTTCAGACCCAGAGTTACTCGCAATTTTTATCAGTTCGGGTAGTAATAAAAAATCCTGTGTTCAATTAGCATTTGATCTCCTCAAGCATTTGGGGGATTTACGCGCCATTCTTAATGCAGATAAACAGAGTTTCAAGCAGATACATGGTTTGGGAGACGTACGCTATGCCCAATTACAAGCAGTCAAAGAAATGTGCCGTCGCAGTGATTACATTCAATTGCAAAAAGACACCCAAATCACCAACAGCAAACAAACCTATGCTTATTTAAAAAAGCGGATGCGCGATTATAAAAATGAAACTTTTGCAGCTCTTTTTCTGGATAATCAACATCGCATCATAGCTTATGAAGAACTTTTTTCTGGCACAATCAATACCGCAACGATTCATCCAAGACCCATCATAGAACGTGTCTTACAACATAATGCTGCCGCCATCATCCTTGCTCACAACCATCCATCAGGTCTATCTGATGCAAGTCATCAAGATATTGTCGTCACCGAACGTATCAAAGAGGCTCTTGAATTAGTTGATGCTCGCTTACTTGATCATTTAATCATTGGTGACAATGAAGTGTACTCTATCTTCGCCGAAAGCAAATCAATATGCTGTAATTAA
- the hutH gene encoding histidine ammonia-lyase, with amino-acid sequence MEHLKLLDPSNISTANTSEKELSLVTIGQGCRLTIASSQAVSHYSSAVALPPQATEVIEASYQFLKIHVDSRIPIYGVNTNFGDQVRYIDAAIKDTEELDYYESINERQENIIRSLSCGLGAIVAPHIVRVTMMLRAHCLAQGYSGVHPALINSLLDFLNAGITPVVRCYGSIGASGDLIPLSMIAAALIGEPVAVIYQNKVMRAPEAIQLAGLKAYKPVMRDGLALINGTSFMTAIASLAVYDLHRLFKQMLAAIAMTLESLLVISSAYHPMVHQLKNQKGETAINQFFIDFWEGSQLLTDLDELRTTDYTYKPVQDYYSIRSVPQGFGPFQENLERAIRWIENEMNSVNDNPVIDVAANNIHHSANFMGYYITDACDILKMNIAQASTWMHALLANLVHPRKNHNLPVNLVPNPETHNGFRSMQLLSAALAVQNRKFAQSHQSFTLPTEGDNQDVNSLGTHAAFDFQESVANLERLTAILFLAATQALELRGIEKASKKAQSIYHTVRQYSPRIEHCRPMTEEIELIINLLRDSKI; translated from the coding sequence TTGGAACATTTAAAGTTACTTGATCCTTCCAACATATCTACAGCGAACACGAGTGAAAAAGAACTATCTCTTGTCACGATTGGCCAGGGTTGTCGCTTGACCATTGCTTCTTCGCAAGCAGTGTCACATTATTCATCTGCGGTTGCTTTACCACCCCAGGCTACTGAGGTCATCGAAGCTTCATATCAATTTTTGAAAATTCATGTTGATTCGAGAATTCCCATTTATGGTGTTAATACAAATTTTGGGGATCAGGTTCGCTATATCGACGCCGCTATAAAAGATACTGAAGAACTGGATTACTATGAATCAATTAATGAGCGACAAGAAAACATTATTCGCTCCCTTTCTTGCGGCTTGGGAGCAATTGTCGCACCTCATATCGTTCGTGTGACGATGATGCTGCGCGCCCATTGTCTGGCGCAAGGCTATTCAGGGGTGCATCCCGCCCTGATTAACTCGTTGTTAGATTTTCTAAATGCGGGTATTACTCCTGTGGTTCGGTGTTATGGTTCTATTGGCGCCAGTGGTGATCTGATTCCTCTTTCCATGATTGCTGCAGCGCTTATTGGAGAACCCGTTGCGGTAATTTATCAAAATAAAGTAATGCGGGCACCGGAGGCAATTCAATTAGCTGGACTTAAGGCTTATAAACCTGTCATGCGCGATGGTCTTGCTCTCATTAATGGTACATCCTTTATGACTGCAATCGCGAGTTTGGCAGTTTATGACTTACATCGGTTATTCAAACAAATGTTAGCGGCAATTGCGATGACCTTAGAGTCTTTACTGGTAATAAGTAGTGCTTATCATCCAATGGTGCATCAACTGAAAAATCAAAAAGGCGAAACGGCCATTAATCAATTTTTTATTGATTTCTGGGAAGGAAGTCAGTTATTGACCGATTTAGATGAATTGCGCACAACCGATTATACCTATAAACCAGTGCAAGATTATTATTCTATTCGTTCGGTTCCTCAAGGATTTGGCCCATTTCAAGAAAACTTAGAACGTGCGATTCGATGGATAGAAAATGAAATGAACTCTGTTAATGATAATCCTGTCATTGATGTTGCTGCGAATAATATTCATCATAGTGCAAATTTTATGGGCTATTATATCACTGATGCGTGTGATATTTTAAAAATGAATATTGCCCAGGCTTCTACATGGATGCATGCACTACTTGCAAACTTAGTTCATCCCCGCAAGAATCATAATTTACCAGTGAATTTAGTACCCAATCCAGAAACGCATAATGGCTTTCGTTCCATGCAGTTGTTGTCAGCAGCACTTGCAGTACAAAATCGTAAATTTGCCCAATCACATCAGTCCTTTACTTTACCTACTGAGGGTGATAATCAGGATGTGAATAGTTTAGGAACTCATGCTGCTTTTGATTTTCAAGAATCAGTTGCTAATTTGGAACGTCTCACCGCAATTTTGTTTCTCGCTGCAACCCAGGCCCTTGAGTTACGGGGTATTGAAAAAGCAAGTAAAAAAGCTCAATCTATCTATCACACGGTTCGTCAGTATTCTCCAAGAATAGAACACTGTAGGCCGATGACAGAAGAAATAGAGCTAATTATCAATTTACTAAGGGATAGTAAAATTTAA
- the epmA gene encoding elongation factor P--(R)-beta-lysine ligase — protein sequence MWQPSAPIEHLRQRAKLLVKIRSFFTERDYLEVETPIMARYGTTDVYLSNIKATFRGKSYCLQTSPEYHMKRLLAAGSGSIFQIARVFRDDELGRWHNPEFTLLEWYRLGIDHHALMDEMDDFLQIVMQSKPLIRKTYQQAFIEACDVDPFSAPITQFKQILRRYELDNVLAPQEEDRDQYLFLLMSHVVEPFLSKETAPVAVYNFPESQAALAKINQGVAERFEVYYQGVELANGFHELTDATAQENRFTQDQKLRREKGFPSVEADQYLLQALKHGLPSCSGVALGIDRLLALALAQFEISQIISFDFNRA from the coding sequence ATGTGGCAACCTTCCGCACCGATCGAGCATTTGCGTCAACGGGCGAAATTATTAGTAAAGATCCGCTCTTTTTTTACTGAGCGCGACTATTTGGAAGTTGAAACTCCAATTATGGCGCGTTATGGCACAACCGATGTGTACCTTAGCAACATAAAGGCCACTTTTCGTGGCAAATCCTACTGTTTACAAACCTCTCCTGAATATCATATGAAGCGATTGCTTGCTGCTGGTAGCGGCTCTATTTTCCAAATCGCCCGTGTCTTTCGTGATGATGAGCTGGGGCGATGGCATAATCCAGAGTTTACTTTGTTAGAGTGGTACCGACTGGGCATAGATCATCATGCCCTCATGGATGAGATGGATGATTTCCTGCAAATAGTGATGCAATCTAAACCTCTAATCAGAAAAACCTATCAACAGGCTTTTATTGAAGCATGTGATGTGGATCCATTCTCTGCTCCAATTACACAATTTAAGCAAATATTGAGACGTTATGAGTTGGATAATGTATTAGCTCCTCAAGAAGAAGATAGAGATCAATATTTATTTCTGCTGATGAGTCATGTTGTAGAACCTTTTTTGAGTAAAGAAACTGCTCCCGTTGCGGTCTATAATTTTCCGGAATCACAAGCAGCTTTAGCAAAAATTAATCAGGGAGTAGCCGAACGTTTTGAAGTCTATTACCAAGGTGTGGAGTTAGCGAATGGCTTTCATGAGTTGACGGATGCTACCGCCCAGGAAAATCGTTTCACTCAAGACCAAAAGCTAAGAAGGGAAAAGGGTTTTCCCTCTGTGGAGGCGGATCAATACCTATTGCAAGCTTTAAAACATGGCTTGCCTTCTTGCAGCGGAGTGGCCTTAGGTATTGACCGTTTATTGGCTTTAGCCTTAGCACAATTTGAGATTTCACAAATTATTTCTTTCGATTTTAACAGAGCATAA
- the coaBC gene encoding bifunctional phosphopantothenoylcysteine decarboxylase/phosphopantothenate--cysteine ligase CoaBC has translation MQDFIGKKVLLGICGGVAAYKSAYLIRELTRAGAEVKVVMTQSAQEFVSPLLMQALSGNEVRTNLFDAQAERAMGHIELARWADYLVIAPASANCLAKIAQGIADDLLSTLYLVAEVPVLVCPAMNRSMWAHPATQANCKLLQTRGVIFVGPEEGSQACGEQGFGRVSEVEQIMSALRLHEVHQLLVGKKVLVTAGPTRESIDPVRYISNYSSGKMGYALAEAAAMAGAQVTLISGPSSLQASASIKRIQVESAQEMLDAVMREMPADGIYIGTAAVADYRVESPASEKIKKKNQDEMTLKLIKNPDILSGVVDSAKASYVVGFAAETTDVLHYATEKLQHKKLDMIVANAVGKGLGFESEVNQVSLITKSKQIELPLTHKTRLAGQIIAIIAATLQNDAH, from the coding sequence ATGCAAGATTTTATTGGGAAAAAAGTACTTCTTGGGATTTGTGGTGGGGTCGCCGCATATAAATCAGCTTACCTGATTCGAGAGTTAACTCGAGCCGGTGCCGAGGTTAAAGTGGTGATGACCCAATCGGCCCAGGAATTTGTTAGTCCCTTACTCATGCAAGCTTTATCAGGAAATGAGGTACGTACGAATTTATTTGATGCCCAGGCAGAGCGGGCTATGGGACATATTGAATTGGCGCGTTGGGCCGATTATTTGGTAATTGCACCCGCTTCTGCCAATTGTCTTGCCAAAATAGCACAAGGTATCGCTGATGATTTGCTCTCTACTTTATATCTTGTAGCCGAAGTTCCCGTACTGGTTTGTCCCGCTATGAATCGCAGTATGTGGGCTCATCCCGCGACCCAAGCCAATTGTAAGCTGTTACAGACACGCGGTGTTATTTTTGTGGGGCCTGAAGAAGGTTCTCAAGCGTGTGGTGAACAAGGTTTTGGGCGGGTAAGTGAAGTGGAACAAATCATGAGTGCTTTACGTTTACATGAGGTCCATCAGTTGTTAGTAGGAAAAAAAGTACTGGTAACTGCTGGACCCACCCGTGAATCCATAGATCCAGTGCGCTATATCAGCAATTACAGCTCTGGAAAAATGGGCTATGCGCTAGCAGAAGCTGCTGCAATGGCTGGAGCACAAGTTACTTTGATTAGTGGGCCAAGTTCTTTACAGGCATCGGCGAGCATAAAGCGGATTCAAGTGGAGTCTGCACAGGAAATGCTGGATGCTGTAATGCGGGAAATGCCAGCAGATGGTATATATATAGGAACAGCTGCTGTTGCCGATTATCGGGTTGAGTCACCAGCTTCTGAGAAAATAAAGAAAAAAAATCAAGATGAAATGACACTAAAATTGATAAAGAATCCTGATATTTTAAGTGGTGTTGTGGATTCAGCTAAGGCCTCTTATGTAGTTGGATTTGCTGCAGAAACAACGGATGTTTTACATTATGCCACCGAAAAATTACAGCATAAAAAACTGGATATGATCGTGGCTAACGCAGTAGGCAAAGGACTAGGATTTGAAAGTGAGGTGAATCAAGTTTCCTTGATTACAAAAAGCAAGCAAATCGAGCTGCCCTTAACCCATAAAACGCGATTGGCAGGACAAATCATTGCAATCATTGCTGCAACTCTGCAAAATGATGCGCATTAA
- the sufU gene encoding Fe-S cluster assembly sulfur transfer protein SufU, with amino-acid sequence MSAELRELYQEIIIDHNRNPRHHYEMKDATVQANGFNPLCGDKLTVYVKIEANLITELSFLGCGCAISQASASLMTDSIKGKTIEEAHEMFHRFHHMLTQNEESQLRYMDKLTVLAGVKAYPARVKCATLAWHTLEAALNKDNNVVKTE; translated from the coding sequence ATGAGCGCTGAATTACGAGAACTTTATCAAGAAATCATTATCGATCACAACCGCAACCCGCGTCATCACTATGAAATGAAGGATGCGACAGTGCAGGCGAATGGTTTTAACCCTTTGTGCGGGGATAAGTTAACCGTTTATGTCAAAATCGAAGCGAATTTGATTACCGAATTGAGTTTTTTAGGATGTGGTTGTGCTATATCACAAGCCTCGGCTTCTTTGATGACTGACTCCATAAAAGGCAAAACCATAGAAGAAGCCCATGAGATGTTTCATCGTTTTCACCATATGCTGACGCAAAATGAGGAAAGTCAGTTACGGTATATGGATAAGTTGACAGTTCTTGCAGGAGTGAAAGCTTATCCTGCACGGGTAAAATGTGCTACTTTGGCTTGGCATACTCTTGAAGCAGCATTGAATAAAGACAATAACGTGGTGAAAACCGAGTAA
- a CDS encoding phosphomannomutase/phosphoglucomutase, with amino-acid sequence MNYQQKQVSRSVFRAYDIRGIIGQELDENAFYSIGLALACYLRELQRQQIFLARDGRLTSLAMSSALKQGLLDSGIEVLDLGAVPTPVMYFAVHTQSIDCGLMVTGSHNPANYNGIKMVLLGKTLMQEDIDVLYRMVHEGKRITGQGKDVAFDILPTYKERIISDIKIKRPLKVVVDCGNGIAGPVVPQVLRELGCEVVELYCDVDGHFPNHHPDPTVEANLADLKAAVAIHKADLGLAFDGDADRVGLVTNKGEMIWPDRLMMLYARELLTRRPGATIVFDVKCSSHLESVIKEAGGVAKMCPTGHSIVKHIMKQEGAALAGEMSGHLFFKDRWYGFDDALYSACRLLEIFSASNKTVSEQFEVIPNSVNTPELKIAIADDEKFQFMKRFNEMAEFPPQARVIAIDGLRVEFDKGWGLLRASNTTPCLVARFEAEDEHNLEQIQELFKKQMHLLDAKLELPF; translated from the coding sequence ATGAACTATCAGCAAAAGCAAGTTTCTCGCTCTGTATTTAGGGCTTATGATATTAGAGGCATAATTGGCCAGGAATTGGATGAAAATGCGTTCTACAGTATTGGATTGGCGTTAGCCTGTTATTTACGTGAGTTACAACGTCAGCAAATTTTTTTGGCACGAGATGGTCGCCTTACCAGTTTGGCTATGTCTTCAGCTTTAAAACAAGGATTACTCGATAGCGGAATTGAAGTACTTGATTTAGGGGCCGTTCCTACCCCGGTGATGTATTTTGCGGTTCATACTCAAAGTATCGATTGTGGATTGATGGTAACCGGAAGTCACAATCCGGCGAATTACAATGGCATCAAAATGGTGTTGTTGGGTAAGACTTTAATGCAAGAAGATATTGATGTCTTGTATCGGATGGTTCATGAAGGAAAACGCATCACTGGCCAAGGTAAAGATGTCGCATTCGATATATTGCCTACTTACAAAGAACGGATTATAAGTGATATAAAAATTAAACGCCCTTTAAAAGTCGTAGTTGATTGCGGGAACGGTATCGCTGGTCCTGTTGTACCTCAAGTGCTTCGTGAATTAGGTTGTGAGGTGGTTGAGCTTTATTGCGATGTGGATGGGCACTTTCCTAATCATCATCCTGATCCCACTGTCGAGGCTAATTTAGCTGATCTGAAAGCTGCGGTAGCAATACATAAAGCAGATTTGGGTTTAGCTTTTGATGGTGATGCCGATCGAGTCGGGTTGGTCACGAACAAAGGGGAAATGATTTGGCCTGATCGTTTGATGATGCTTTATGCTCGGGAATTATTAACACGCCGTCCCGGAGCTACTATAGTGTTTGATGTGAAATGCTCCAGTCATTTAGAATCGGTAATCAAAGAGGCGGGCGGTGTAGCAAAAATGTGTCCTACTGGTCATTCCATTGTGAAGCACATCATGAAACAAGAAGGAGCCGCCTTGGCTGGGGAAATGAGTGGCCATTTGTTTTTTAAAGATCGTTGGTATGGATTTGATGATGCACTCTACAGTGCTTGTCGGTTGCTCGAAATTTTTAGTGCTTCGAATAAGACCGTAAGTGAACAATTTGAAGTAATTCCTAATAGTGTTAATACTCCGGAATTAAAAATTGCCATTGCGGATGATGAAAAATTCCAGTTTATGAAACGATTTAATGAAATGGCAGAATTTCCGCCTCAAGCACGTGTTATTGCCATTGATGGGTTACGTGTGGAATTTGATAAGGGTTGGGGGCTATTGCGTGCCTCGAATACCACCCCTTGTCTCGTTGCTCGTTTTGAAGCGGAAGATGAACATAATTTGGAACAAATTCAGGAGTTGTTCAAAAAACAGATGCATTTATTGGATGCCAAACTTGAGTTGCCATTCTAG
- a CDS encoding SUF system Fe-S cluster assembly protein, which yields MFGFKKKQDPELLKEAIINALREIYDPEIPVNIYDLGLIYDILIDDEAHVVIHMTLTTPGCPVAQTFPGTVEQAVNKVEGVRDCSVELVWEPPWSQDRMTEAARLELGIFY from the coding sequence ATGTTTGGTTTTAAGAAAAAACAGGATCCGGAATTATTGAAAGAGGCTATTATTAATGCGCTTAGGGAGATCTATGATCCTGAAATTCCCGTCAATATTTATGATTTGGGTTTAATTTACGATATTTTGATCGATGATGAAGCCCATGTCGTTATACACATGACTTTAACTACCCCAGGTTGTCCTGTTGCCCAAACTTTTCCAGGAACAGTAGAACAAGCCGTCAATAAAGTTGAAGGGGTTCGCGATTGTTCGGTAGAGTTAGTTTGGGAGCCGCCTTGGTCTCAAGACAGAATGACTGAAGCAGCTCGACTGGAATTGGGAATATTTTACTAA
- the dut gene encoding dUTP diphosphatase has translation MTQAIQLKILDARIGDTIPLPAYATDGSAGLDLRVCINEPIQIAPQETVLLPTGLSIYIADPKLAAVILPRSGLGHKNGIVLGNLVGLIDSDYQGELKISCWNRGMEHFTVNPGERIAQLVFIPVVQAAFELVAEFTETSRGDGGFGSSGRH, from the coding sequence ATGACGCAAGCGATTCAATTAAAAATTCTTGATGCTCGAATAGGAGACACAATTCCCTTGCCTGCTTATGCGACCGATGGTTCAGCCGGGCTCGATTTGCGTGTTTGTATTAATGAGCCGATTCAAATTGCACCACAAGAGACGGTGCTGTTGCCAACCGGTCTGTCCATTTATATTGCTGATCCCAAATTAGCGGCTGTCATTTTACCCCGTTCGGGTTTAGGACATAAAAATGGTATCGTTTTGGGTAATTTAGTTGGACTGATTGATTCTGATTACCAAGGGGAACTTAAGATTTCGTGTTGGAACAGAGGAATGGAGCATTTCACTGTGAACCCTGGAGAGCGTATTGCGCAATTGGTTTTTATTCCAGTTGTACAAGCAGCTTTTGAATTAGTTGCTGAATTTACTGAAACCTCTAGAGGGGATGGTGGGTTTGGTAGTTCGGGGAGGCATTAA